DNA sequence from the Gordonia polyisoprenivorans genome:
CGGTGCTCCCATGCCGACTCTCGCCGACGCGGTCGTGCCGTTGCGGTGGACCGACGGCGGGGAGTCGAAGGTCAAGGTCGGCCACGGCGTCGAGAGCGGCGACTACGTGCGACGCGTCGGCGACGACGTGCAGCCCGGTGACGTCGCCGTCCGTGCCGGGTCGATCATCGGGTCGGCGCAGGTGGGTCTGCTCGCCGCCGTCGGGCATGCGCGCGTCATGGTGCATCCGCGTCCGCGGCTGTCGGTGATCTCCATCGGTTCCGAACTCGTCGACATCGACCGCACTCCCGGACCCGGACAGATCTACGACGTCAACAGCTACGCCCTCGCCGCGGCCGCCCGTGATGCCGGCGCCGACGTCAATCGAGTGGGCATCGCCGAACGCGACAGCTCACGCATGCGGGAAGTCGTTGAAGCGCAACTCATCCGGTCGGAGATCGTGGTGATCTGCGGTGCGATCGGCGGACAGGCGGGCGGCGCGGTCGTCGATGCGCTCAGTGATCTCGGAGACCTCGAGATCGTGCGGGTGGCCATGCACCCGGGCTCGGTGCAGGGCTTCGGCCGGCTCGGCCGCGACGAGGTGCCCACCTTCTTGCTGCCGTCCAATCCGGTCAGTGCCCTGGTGTCGTTCGAGGTGATGGTGCGTCCGCTGATCCGCATCGCCCTGGGCAAACGGCAACCGATGCGCCGGGTCATCAAGGCACGCACCATCGGTCCGATCGCGTCGGTCAAGGGCCGCAAGGGATATCTGCGCGGACAACTGATGCGCGACGAACGCTCCGGTGAATACCTCGTGCAGGTACTCGGGGCGTCACCGACCGGATCGAGTCATCTGCTCGCCGAACTCGCCGAGGCCAACTGTCTGATCATCGTCGAGTCCGACGTCGAGGAACTCGGGATCGGCGACGAGGTGGAGGTCGCCTTCCTCGCCCAACGCGGCTGATGCCGACGAGTCGGCGCGCGTGCCGGTTACCTCCGCGCCGGGTGATGGTCACCGCATAGACTCCCAGATGTGTTCAGGTGGCTGAGTGGTGAGCCGGTCAGTCCGGGGTGGCCGGCGACGCTGGGACCTCTGGGGACCAAGGCGGGCGCGGTGACGATACGGCCGGTGAAGTTGCGAGACGCCAAGGACTGGAGCGAGCTGCGCATCCGCAACCAGAACTCGTTGATGCCGTGGGAACCGACGGGCGTCGGATCGTGGGCGTCGCGTCATCAGGTCTCGTCCTGGCCGCCGCTGTTCGCGGTGCTGAAATCCGAGGCCAAGCGAGGGACGTTGTTGCCGTTCGTGATCGAACTCGACGGTGTCTACATCGGCCAGCTTACGGTCGGCAACATCCAACGGGGCGCGGTGCGCACCGCATGGATCGGCTACTGGATCGACGCCGGCCACGCCGGGCAGGGCATCACCACCGCGGCCGTCGCGCTCGGCGTCGACCACTGCTTCGGTCCGGTCGGGTTGCACCGGCTCGACGCGACCGTCCAACCGGACAACGTTGCCTCCCAAGCGGTGTTGAGCAAGATCGGGTTCCGACGCGAGGGGCTGCTCGAGCGGTACATGGACGTCAACAAACGCTGGCGTGATCATTTCCTCTACGCCCTCACCGCCGAGGAGATCACCGGCAGCGCCACCGAAACCCTCGTGCGGTCGGGGCGGGCGGCGTTTCTGTAGCCGATTTGCCGCGGGCGTGGGTCGACGGGCGCCCGTCATCCACCGAAGAACTCAGCCACCGAAGAACACTGCCAGAGCCTGTGCCGACTCGGCGGCCGAGCTGATATTGGCGGCGCAGACCACTCCGGTGGCCAGCGCGACGAGCGTCAACGCTCCGGCACAGGCGAGCGGTCGTGTCCGGGCGCCGCGGGGTGCAATTGCCGCGGCACGAAGAGCGACGCCGGCCGCGCCGAGAACACCGACGGTGAGCACGCCGGCGATCACCGCGAATGCCGTGTGGTATCGGGCGAAGTCGTCGACGAGAACCTGCAACGGTGCCGAGAATCCGCCGCCGACGGATGCCATGAGTTCGGTGTGCGCCTGACTCGCGATCGCGAGGATCGTCGGGTCACCGCTGCCGGAGAGGAAGGGCAGTAGCGAGGACAACGGTGCGATCGCCCCCTGGACGTTCGCTGCCACGATGACGAGAGCGACCGCGGCGACGGCAGCGGCCGGTAGCACCCGCAAGGGTCGGCGGCGCGTGGGTGCGCTCGTTCCCCGGTAGAGGGCGATGGTCAGTCGAGATGCGGCGACGAGTAACGCCAGGCCGATCACGGCTTTCGCGATGTGAAAGCGCCGCCAGTCGTCGACGAGAGCCGTCAGATCGGCGGGTGGTGCGCCCGATCCGCTCGTCCAGAAATGGGCGAACGCCGAGCCGAATGCCGTTGCCATGGCGTCGGGGCCGGAGCCGACGAGCAACCAGGGGGCGAGCATCGTCGCCGCAGCGAGCGCGGCGGTCAGCACGCCGAGGGCGACGGTCCGGGTGGTGCTCGTCGTCGGAGTCGGGTGGTGGCGATGAGTGTGCATGACGGGCAATGACTTTCGTTCGGTGATCGGGGACCGCACCATGGTGGGCCCATCGGCTGGTGCGGCACATCGGCAGTGGGAACGATGTGTGGGTCCTCCGCGCGGACGAGTTCGGAACCGTTCGCGAGGAGGACGCCTCCTGCGGACTCGGGGTCTACAGTTGGCTCCGATGCCGACCCAGATTGCCGAGACCGTGCGTCGATGGCGCGCGTGGTGGATGACCGACGCCGGTCCGGGTGCCGCGGCATCCGACGGCTCGCTTGCCACGCGCATCGGCCGGTGGTTACGTATCGGTGCGACGTCGCCGGCGGCGTCGGCGATCGTTCCCGTCGCGGTTGTGCTGGCCTGTGCCGCAATCCAATTGAGTCAGCGTGGCGGCCCGACTGCTGCTCATCCGGGGGCCGCGCTGCTCGTGAGTGTGCTGCTGGCGCTCCCGCTGTTGGTGCGGCGTCGTCTTCCGGTGACGGTGTTCGCGGTGCTCGCGCTCGTCGCTTTCGTGCAATGGGCCCTCGACCTTCGGCTGGTGGCCGACATCGCTCTGCTGATCGCTGTGTACACGGTGGCGGCGGCGTATCCGGCGCGCACGGCCTGGGCCGCGGCCGCCGTCGTCGAGGTGGGTGCGGTGTTGGCGGTGCTGCGTTGGCAGGCGAGTGGTGACCGCGTCGAATCCCTTGTGCTGTTGACCGGGCCGTTGATCGCCGCGGTGTGCGCCGGGATCGCGGTGCGTAACCGCCGCAATGCGATCCTGGCCGCCGCCGACGGTGCCCGACGACGCGAACATGAACGGCATCAGACCGAACTGCTCGCGGCCGCGCACCACCGGCAGCAGATCGCTCGGGAGATGCATGACGTGGTGGCACATGGTCTCTCGGTGATGGTCACGCTGACCGAGGGGGCGCTGGCCACCGGGGATCGCGACCCCGCCGCCACGCAGGACGCGATGAGGCGCGTCGCCGACACCGGCCGCGAGGCGCTCGACGACATGCGCGACCTCGTCCGGGTACTGCGCGCCGACGAGCTGCCGCGCCGACCGCAACCCGGTGTCGACGACGTCGAGACCCTGGTGAATGAGTGTCGGCGCACCGGAGTCGACATCGAGTTCGTCGTCGAGGGAACCGCGACCGATGTATCCGCGCCCGAGGGGCTGACCGTGTATCGCATCGTGCAAGAAGCCCTGACGAACGTGCGAAAACACGCTGACGCGAGCACGGTTCGCGTGAACCTGGTCTACCGCGACGACGCGATCGACGTCGAGATCGTCGACGACGGGCGCAGCTCCGGGGGCTCGGCCGAGCCGGGGTTCGGACTGACCGGGATTGCCGAGCGTGCGGCACTCCACGGCGGTCGCACGGAGTCCGGACCCCTGGTGGGCGGTGGTTGGCGGGTCTGGGCGTGCATCCCGACACGACGGGTCGCGGCAGGCGCCGACCGATGACGATCCGGGTGGCCATCGTCGACGATCAGGAACTCGTCCGGCTCGGGCTGCGGATGGTCTTGCAGGCCGCCGACGGCATCGAGGTGGTGGGGGAGGCCGCCGACGGCGACGAGGCCGTGGCGCTCGCGGAGTCGTGCGCTCCCGACGTGATCCTGATGGATGTGCGGATGCCCCGGATGAACGGTGTCGAGGCGACCCGGCAGGTGGTGGCCCACCGCCCATCGGTGCGGGTGCTGGTGTTGACGACATTCGACGTCGATGAGTACGCCTTCGACGCCATCCGCGCAGGAGCGGCCGGGTTCTTGCTGAAAGACGTGCGTGGCGCGGAGTTGGTCGATGCGGTCGTGGCCGTCGCCCGAGGTGACGCGGTGATGTCCCCGCGTATCACGCGAGCCCTGGTCGATGCGTACGCCGCGACTCCGCCCGCACGCACCGCACCCGACCCGGCTCCCGTCGACGACCTGACCGAACGCGAACGGCAGGTGGTCGTCGCGGTGGCTCGTGGACTGTCGAATCGAGAGATCGCGTCGGAGTTGTTCGTCTCCGAGACGACGGTGAAGTCGCACGTGGCCAACATTCTCGCCAAGCTCAACCTACGCAACAGGATTCACGTGGTGATCTACGCCTACGAGCGTGACCTGGTGCGACGCGATGGATGAGCAGACGGCGTCGGGTTCCGTAGCATCGGGCCATGACGCAGCTGGAGATCATCGTCCGCGGCAACGCCGACGGGAAATACGCGCCCGAGCGGGCAGTGGTGCACCTTCGGGTGGCGGTGTCGGGGAGTGAACGGGAAGCGGTGTACCGCGACGCGATCGAGGTGCATGCGCGTCTGATCGCGACGCTCGACGAACTGGCCGGTACCGACGCTGTGGCGACGTGGTCGAGCGACACCGTGCATGTCTATTCCCATCGGCCCTATGACGCGAAGGGCAAGCTGCGAGACCTCGTGTACTCCACCAACATCGGCGTCGACATCGAGTTCGCCGACGTCGACGCGTTGGGCGGGTTCATCGACGTGTGGGCGCAGGAATCCGGGGTCGACATCGCCGGCGTGCGGTGGGCGCTCACCCCGGAGAGCCGGCGTCGGCACGAGGGGGAGTTGCGGCGCGCGGCCGTCGAGGATGCGGTACTCAAGGCGCAGGCCTACGCCGATGCGGTCGGGCGCGGGCCGGTCACCCCGACCCAACTCGCCGACCCGGAGATGCTCGACGCCCACCAGCCGATGCCCCGGGCACTGCTGGCCGCCGGCGCGCCCGCCGGCGACGGCGGCTCGCCATCGCTCGACCTGCGATCCCGCGACATCGAGTTGTCGGTGACCGTCGACGCGCGCTTCATCGCCGAATGACCAAGCGCGTCCGCTGAGAAGTGCATGTGAACTGGACTGATTCGGGTGTGCCCCGGCGCGTCTGCGCAGGATGCGGCGCGTCCGCACCTAGATTGTGGAGTGGCCCGGTGTAACCAGAGTGAAGAAAGGGAGAGCCATGCCGAACTCCGTCCTGTGGATCTGCCTCGTTGCGGTGTGGCTCTTCGTGTTGGTGCCGATGGTGATCAAGGGTCGCCCGCAGACCAAGAAGACCACCGAGGTCGCCAAGGCGACCCGTCTCCTCCATCGTGGTGGCACCCGAACCCGCAGCACCCGGCGGCGGCGCGCGGCCGGTGCACACCCGCACGACCCGAGCTACGTCGCCGAACGCACGACCGCTCGTCGCTCGGCGGCCGCCGTTCTCGACGCCGAGGACGATGCCACCGAGGACAATGTTGCCGGTGACGGCGACACCGTCGATGGCGACGCCGAAGACTTGACTGCACAAGCGGATTCGTCGGTTCACTCCGACGCCGACGAGGTGCTTACCGGTGACGTCGAGACCGACGAAGCCGACGACACCGAGGACGCAGTGGCCGAGAAGGTCACCATCACTCGTGTCGAGGTCGATGTCGTCGAGGTCGAGGTGGACCTGCTCGACGAGGACGAGGACGACGAACTCGACGACGAGTCGCAGTACGAGGACGCCGAACTCGACGACGAGTACGACGATGACGAGAACGCCGAGTTCGACGATGACTACGACGAAGATGCCGAGTATGACGACGAGGACGCCGAGTACGAGGACGATCTCGACGGTGACTACGAGGATTCCGAGTACGACGAGTATGACGATGACGACTACGACGACGAACTAGATCTCGAGGACGAGGTCGACGAAGAACTCGAAGGTATCCGGAAGCGTCGGGAGGCAACACCTGCCGCGGCGAAGGAAACGGTTCCGGAGGTCAAGCAGGACAGGAAGTCTCGTCGTCGGAGTGCGTACACGATCGATGCGACCGGCGACGCGTTGCGCTACAAGGAGCGCCAGCGGGTCACCCTGGCACTCGCGGCAATGGTCATTGCGGCCATTGTCTGCGGTGTGCTGTTCGGCCAATATGGCTGGATCGCCACCGGGGTGTCGGGCGTGCTGTTCGTCGGATACCTGTTCTACTTGCGGCGAACCGTCAAGGCAGAGCAGCAGATTCGGGCCCAGCGCATCGCCCGCGCACGTCGCGCCGCGAAGGCCGACGCAGAGCGCGAGCGCCGCGAGATGCAGACGCCGGAGTTCGCTGCCGCCCCACCGCCGCCGCGGCTACGTCGTCCCGGTGGTGCGGTGGTCCTCGAGATCGACGACGAGGACCCGGTGTTCGACCATCTGCCGCCGTTCCAGCGGCGTCGCGTCATGCGCGAGGACGAGGACTTCCGGCAGGCCGCCGCCGGCTGACATCCAGCGACTCCGGGTGCGCGACAATCCATTCGCGTCCCGACCGGACGGCGCGGCACAGCGCCAGCCGTTCCCCGATGTAGAGCGACGGCGCTCCCAGTAGCGGAACCCACGACAGCGTCGAGAACGGTCGGGGCGGCTGGGGGCGTCGACTCATCTGTGCGTCGACCTTGCGCAGGATCTGCGCGATGTCCCACAGCAGACGCAGCGCCGATCGCTTCGAGGTTGCGTTCTCCGGGCCGACCGGTGTCACCGACGCCGGGAGAGCGTCATCGGGGAGGTCGCGGTCGCACAGCACCGACGCGAGCAGGCGGATCTGCCACGCGCGATCGGTGACGCCGTACTCGCGGGCGATCGCGACGAGGACCGTGGCCTGATTGGCGAAGCCCAGCGGAGTTGCCAGGGGCAACACCTTGGCCCACGCGCCCAGTGCGCCGGGATAGGCGACGGCGATGGTGTTGACGGTGCCGAGCCGACTGATCCACCAGTCGGCGCGGTCCTTCATCGACAGCTCCGTCCAGCCCTTGGTGCCCGGCCAGTCGGCGACGTCGAGCGCCTTGGCAACGGTGTGCTGGACTGCGGCGATCCCCGAATGGTCGCCCTCGTCGAAGGTGTGTGCCTTCAGTCCCAGCGGGTCCCGTTCGGCCAGCACGTCGAGGAGCGGATCGATCACCGCGATCGCTGCGTCCAACGCTCTTGCCAACTGCTCATTCTTCATCTCGGCCACGAGGTGCAGGATAGCGGCACGAGGTCACGACACGGTGTGACCTGGCGTTTGTGAGGTGCGCGGGCGGTGCTGCTAGAGTGTCAACGGTCGGTTTCCGGACCGGCACGGGGCTATGGCGCAGTTGGTAGCGCGACTCGTTCGCATCGAGTAGGTCAGGGGTTCGATTCCCCTTAGCTCCACTGAGATCTCGTTTGCAGGTCGGTCTGATTGTCGAAATGCGGCTCGGAGTCTGAGAGACTGAGGCATGACCACCGCGATCCCGCTCGACGCTGAGGCGATCGCTGGTGTATGCGTCCGGTATGGCGTCAAGCGGTTACGCGTCTTCGGTTCGGTACTGACCAAGCGCTTCGATCCGGGCCGGAGCGATGTCGATTTCCTGGTCGAGTTCAAGAGCGGCCGCGAGAACGTGTTTCATGACTACTTTGACCTCAAAGCGGCGCTTGAACAGATCGTCGGGCGTGATGTGGACTTGGTGGTGGCCAACGCGGTGAAGAATCCCTATGTCGCCAAGTCGATCTTCGACAGCGCTGAAGATGTCTACGCGGCCTGACAACAGCACAGCGGGATACATCTGGGACGCGTTGACCGCAGCGCAAAACGTTGGGCTGATCGTCGCCAATGTCCCGATTGAGCGTTACATCGGTGACTTGTTGGTGGAGTCTGCGACCGAACGTCAGATTGAGATCGTCGGGGAAGCCCTTCGCAACCTTCGGCGGGTTGATGAGGACCTGGCTGCACGAATACCGCACGTACACAAGATTATTGGCATGCGTAACGTCCTTGTGCATGGGTATGCCCAGGTAGACAGTTCCATCGTGTGGACAGCAGCGACGATGGACGTGTCGGACCTGATACCGGTACTGGAGGCACTGCTCAGCGAGTCAGAGAACGAGCTGGGGCAATAGACGACTTTCCCGGCGTCGCAGAGGCAAAACGAAGTCGGGGTGAGTGACCAGGAGCAGCAAGTGAAGAATCCAGTCGCATCGAGTAGCTCTGCGCGAGACCCGTCATGTTCGTGATCCGGGATCTCGGCGAGATGGTGGTCTGGCGGGATGGTGTCATTGTCAATCCTGGCGGCACCAAACCCCGGACGATTCTCGCGCTGCTGTGTGCTCACGCCGGGAGGCCGGTCCCCGCGTCTACGCTCATTGCCGAGGTGTGGGGCGCCGACGCCCCGGCAAAGACCCAGCGGGCGCTGGAATCGCAGATGTGGCGGTTGCGGAAAGCATTGGTACCGGAGGGCTTTCCGCCGGTGATCATCACCGAACGCGCCGGGTATCGGCTCGATCTCGCTGAGGTGTCGGTGGACTCGATCGATTTCGATGCCGCCGGCGTCGCGGTGCTCAGCGGTGCTGTGGTGGACCCGTCGGCACTCGACGCGGTGCTCTCGACGTGGCGCGGCGAGCCGTTCACCACGGCTGCGCCCTCCCCAGGCCTCGATCAGGCCCGTCGGCAGCTGGACGTCATCCGGACAGCGTTGCTGACCCGTCGGGCCGATCTGAGCGCGGAATCGGGTCAGCACCATCGGGCGATCGACGAGGCCCAAGCATTGATCACCCGGGACCCGCTCGACGAGCACGCGTGGGCGCTGAAGATCGCGGCCCTCGCCGCGACCGGCCAACGCGCCGAGGCGTTCACCGCGTACCGCGACGCTCGCGAACTCCTCGCGACCGAACTCGGCGTCACCCCGGGAGACGAGATTCGTGCGGCTCATCGCCACGCTCTCGGCCAGCACAATAGGAGCGTCAGACGGCTCCATCTGCCGTCGCAACACACGTCGTTCGTTGGGCGCGCCGCCGAACTCGCCGAGACCGTGCGGTTGCTCGAATCGGAACGCGCCGTCTCGCTCGATGGCATCCCGGGTGTCGGCAAGACGCGCCTGGCGCTGGAAGCGGCACGGCGCGTTGCCGATTCGTTCGACGATGGCGTGTGGTTCATCGACCGGAGCACCGATGCGGGCGTGGCCGAGACCGTCCTCACCACGATGCGAATCCAGCCCGCGGCAGACTCCACCGCAGGTCTCGATCAGGTGTGTGATCATCTGGCGACGATGTCAGTGCTACTTGTTCTCGACGGCCCCATGTCGTCCGAGGACGTCGACGTTGTCGACGCGATCCTGCAACGTTGCGCCGCAGTGACGATTCTCGGCTCGAGCGGACCAATGGGGGTACGGGGCGAGCGGGTGCTGACCGTGCACCCATTGACCGTCCACATCGGTCGCACCGGCGGCCCGTCACCCGCTCAGCAACTTCTCGTCGACCGTATCCGCGTTGCCCGTGGCGTCTTCGATCCCGACGCCGCCGACCTCGACGATCTCGACCGGATCTGTACGGCGATGGGTGGATTGCCACTGGGTCTCGAACTCGCCGCGGCCCGGATGGCGACGTTCTCGGTGCGGGAAGTGGCCGACCAATTCGGAAGTGCGGTCCCCGAGCCGATCGACCGCGCTTTCCGGCTGGCCTACGAGTCCCTGGATGTCGGCCTGGCGCGCCGGTATCTCCGCCTCACCGCTCTGCGCAATCCGTTCACCTCGGCGCTGGCCGAAGCCGTGTGCGGCGCCGACGTCGCCGATGATCTGGCCGAACTCTGTCGCCGCTCGTTGTTGTGGCCCATCCGCGGTGACCGACTCCGGCCGACCCGATTCACCATTCTCGACACGATCGCCGAGCACGCTCGAGTACTGGACCGACCAGCTGCACTCGAGGCGGTACGACGACGAGACCACGCAGTCACCGCGATTCTGGCCACGACTCCGATGCACAGCACCGTGTCCTCGGCGCGAGACCTCGCCCGCGTCGACAATGATGTCTCCACGGTGCTCGCCTTTCTCGAGTCCGTGGTGAGCGACCCCGCTCGCCTCGACACCCACATCGACCTGATCGAACAGCTCGGCCCGTACTGGTACCTCCGCCGACGTCTCGCCGCCGGTATCCGCTTGCTCCGCATCGCATCCGAAACCTGTTCGCGGGGCAGGTGTTCGGCGCGTACGAGCGCGATGGTGACTGCCTGTTTCGGTGCAGCGTTGGCATTCAGTCAGCAGACTGCCGAAGCGCACCGGCATCTGACCGCACTGTCACCCGATGACCTCGACACGGCGATCGTCGTGGACGACCCGGACCCCGACGTCGGCTGCCGGCGCTTCGCCTTTCTCGCCCTGGCGAGTTGGACAGGTGACGACCACGCCCTGGCGAGCATCTTCGCACAGCGGGCTTGGGACGCACTGGCCACGGGTTCTCGCGAGGCAGCCATCGTGACCGCAACCAAAGCTCTGTGCGAGCTGACGGCCGGCAACGTGGCGGAAGGCACGCACCATGCCCACACCGCACTCGCGCTCGGAGCCGAACTGGGCGATCCACTGGCCATCCATCTCGCGGCCGTGATGCTGGGTATCCGAGCTCTGATCAGCGGCGACACCCGCATGGGACTTCGCTGGAATGACCAGGCGTTTCACGCGTACCTCGACGCCGGGGGCGTACAGATCTGTGACACGGTCGAACAGCGCGGCAACCACCTGGCCGCGGCCGGTGAGGTGAACCGCGCCGGCCGGGCGTTCGCGGTCGCACGCACCTACGCGCTGGACGCGGGCATGGAGTGGCCGCGCCATCCGTTCACGCACGACGCCATCCGCCGGTGCCGCGACGACGAGAACACGGCCTTCGACCAGGGGTGGCGCGCAGGTATTGCCGATGCTCGAGACGCACTCGTCATGGGTGATCACGAGCGCTTCGCCGGCATGTGAGCGTTTTGTGAGGACCGTACGGTCTTCTTGTCACATCACGACCAGGGTCGACGGACCTCGTGATTCGACATCCA
Encoded proteins:
- a CDS encoding sensor histidine kinase, which codes for MPTQIAETVRRWRAWWMTDAGPGAAASDGSLATRIGRWLRIGATSPAASAIVPVAVVLACAAIQLSQRGGPTAAHPGAALLVSVLLALPLLVRRRLPVTVFAVLALVAFVQWALDLRLVADIALLIAVYTVAAAYPARTAWAAAAVVEVGAVLAVLRWQASGDRVESLVLLTGPLIAAVCAGIAVRNRRNAILAAADGARRREHERHQTELLAAAHHRQQIAREMHDVVAHGLSVMVTLTEGALATGDRDPAATQDAMRRVADTGREALDDMRDLVRVLRADELPRRPQPGVDDVETLVNECRRTGVDIEFVVEGTATDVSAPEGLTVYRIVQEALTNVRKHADASTVRVNLVYRDDAIDVEIVDDGRSSGGSAEPGFGLTGIAERAALHGGRTESGPLVGGGWRVWACIPTRRVAAGADR
- a CDS encoding response regulator; amino-acid sequence: MTIRVAIVDDQELVRLGLRMVLQAADGIEVVGEAADGDEAVALAESCAPDVILMDVRMPRMNGVEATRQVVAHRPSVRVLVLTTFDVDEYAFDAIRAGAAGFLLKDVRGAELVDAVVAVARGDAVMSPRITRALVDAYAATPPARTAPDPAPVDDLTERERQVVVAVARGLSNREIASELFVSETTVKSHVANILAKLNLRNRIHVVIYAYERDLVRRDG
- a CDS encoding GNAT family N-acetyltransferase yields the protein MFRWLSGEPVSPGWPATLGPLGTKAGAVTIRPVKLRDAKDWSELRIRNQNSLMPWEPTGVGSWASRHQVSSWPPLFAVLKSEAKRGTLLPFVIELDGVYIGQLTVGNIQRGAVRTAWIGYWIDAGHAGQGITTAAVALGVDHCFGPVGLHRLDATVQPDNVASQAVLSKIGFRREGLLERYMDVNKRWRDHFLYALTAEEITGSATETLVRSGRAAFL
- a CDS encoding AfsR/SARP family transcriptional regulator, whose product is MFVIRDLGEMVVWRDGVIVNPGGTKPRTILALLCAHAGRPVPASTLIAEVWGADAPAKTQRALESQMWRLRKALVPEGFPPVIITERAGYRLDLAEVSVDSIDFDAAGVAVLSGAVVDPSALDAVLSTWRGEPFTTAAPSPGLDQARRQLDVIRTALLTRRADLSAESGQHHRAIDEAQALITRDPLDEHAWALKIAALAATGQRAEAFTAYRDARELLATELGVTPGDEIRAAHRHALGQHNRSVRRLHLPSQHTSFVGRAAELAETVRLLESERAVSLDGIPGVGKTRLALEAARRVADSFDDGVWFIDRSTDAGVAETVLTTMRIQPAADSTAGLDQVCDHLATMSVLLVLDGPMSSEDVDVVDAILQRCAAVTILGSSGPMGVRGERVLTVHPLTVHIGRTGGPSPAQQLLVDRIRVARGVFDPDAADLDDLDRICTAMGGLPLGLELAAARMATFSVREVADQFGSAVPEPIDRAFRLAYESLDVGLARRYLRLTALRNPFTSALAEAVCGADVADDLAELCRRSLLWPIRGDRLRPTRFTILDTIAEHARVLDRPAALEAVRRRDHAVTAILATTPMHSTVSSARDLARVDNDVSTVLAFLESVVSDPARLDTHIDLIEQLGPYWYLRRRLAAGIRLLRIASETCSRGRCSARTSAMVTACFGAALAFSQQTAEAHRHLTALSPDDLDTAIVVDDPDPDVGCRRFAFLALASWTGDDHALASIFAQRAWDALATGSREAAIVTATKALCELTAGNVAEGTHHAHTALALGAELGDPLAIHLAAVMLGIRALISGDTRMGLRWNDQAFHAYLDAGGVQICDTVEQRGNHLAAAGEVNRAGRAFAVARTYALDAGMEWPRHPFTHDAIRRCRDDENTAFDQGWRAGIADARDALVMGDHERFAGM
- the glp gene encoding molybdotransferase-like divisome protein Glp, which translates into the protein MRSVEDHLSLVTAAAVAPRPVRVAISEAQGLMCAEEVVTEHPMPGFDQAAVDGYAVRAVDVALAGVGAPEDLDEFDAGGADLVDLEANEPMIVSLPVVGEVSPGARTPTRLQPRQAVRVETGAPMPTLADAVVPLRWTDGGESKVKVGHGVESGDYVRRVGDDVQPGDVAVRAGSIIGSAQVGLLAAVGHARVMVHPRPRLSVISIGSELVDIDRTPGPGQIYDVNSYALAAAARDAGADVNRVGIAERDSSRMREVVEAQLIRSEIVVICGAIGGQAGGAVVDALSDLGDLEIVRVAMHPGSVQGFGRLGRDEVPTFLLPSNPVSALVSFEVMVRPLIRIALGKRQPMRRVIKARTIGPIASVKGRKGYLRGQLMRDERSGEYLVQVLGASPTGSSHLLAELAEANCLIIVESDVEELGIGDEVEVAFLAQRG
- a CDS encoding HepT-like ribonuclease domain-containing protein; this encodes MTAAQNVGLIVANVPIERYIGDLLVESATERQIEIVGEALRNLRRVDEDLAARIPHVHKIIGMRNVLVHGYAQVDSSIVWTAATMDVSDLIPVLEALLSESENELGQ
- a CDS encoding SIMPL domain-containing protein, producing the protein MTQLEIIVRGNADGKYAPERAVVHLRVAVSGSEREAVYRDAIEVHARLIATLDELAGTDAVATWSSDTVHVYSHRPYDAKGKLRDLVYSTNIGVDIEFADVDALGGFIDVWAQESGVDIAGVRWALTPESRRRHEGELRRAAVEDAVLKAQAYADAVGRGPVTPTQLADPEMLDAHQPMPRALLAAGAPAGDGGSPSLDLRSRDIELSVTVDARFIAE
- a CDS encoding nucleotidyltransferase family protein, whose product is MTTAIPLDAEAIAGVCVRYGVKRLRVFGSVLTKRFDPGRSDVDFLVEFKSGRENVFHDYFDLKAALEQIVGRDVDLVVANAVKNPYVAKSIFDSAEDVYAA
- the sepX gene encoding divisome protein SepX/GlpR produces the protein MPNSVLWICLVAVWLFVLVPMVIKGRPQTKKTTEVAKATRLLHRGGTRTRSTRRRRAAGAHPHDPSYVAERTTARRSAAAVLDAEDDATEDNVAGDGDTVDGDAEDLTAQADSSVHSDADEVLTGDVETDEADDTEDAVAEKVTITRVEVDVVEVEVDLLDEDEDDELDDESQYEDAELDDEYDDDENAEFDDDYDEDAEYDDEDAEYEDDLDGDYEDSEYDEYDDDDYDDELDLEDEVDEELEGIRKRREATPAAAKETVPEVKQDRKSRRRSAYTIDATGDALRYKERQRVTLALAAMVIAAIVCGVLFGQYGWIATGVSGVLFVGYLFYLRRTVKAEQQIRAQRIARARRAAKADAERERREMQTPEFAAAPPPPRLRRPGGAVVLEIDDEDPVFDHLPPFQRRRVMREDEDFRQAAAG